The following proteins come from a genomic window of Thermoanaerobaculia bacterium:
- a CDS encoding glycosyltransferase family 2 protein, giving the protein MSALPKSAAPVYSVVVPFYNEAANAATLIAEIERAMATLGEPWELLMVNDGSRDATGEILQQAAAAHAHYRHLRLPKNRGQAAALGVGLHRARGRFVVTMDGDGQNDPADIPALLPLLAGSDAADMVVGIRAGRRDSWLRRAMSKFANAIRGRLLDDRMQDSGCALKVFRREVVPVLLPLKTLYSFMPAMAKAGGFRLAEVPVNHRPRQGGTSSYGFVAFLWKPAVDLLGIWWFRKRSFALRGVEVEERNPPVP; this is encoded by the coding sequence GTGAGCGCCCTGCCGAAGTCTGCTGCGCCTGTCTATTCGGTCGTCGTGCCGTTCTACAACGAGGCCGCGAACGCCGCGACCCTCATCGCCGAGATCGAACGCGCCATGGCTACCCTGGGCGAACCTTGGGAGCTGCTGATGGTGAACGACGGTAGCCGCGACGCGACCGGCGAGATCCTGCAGCAGGCGGCCGCCGCGCACGCACACTACCGCCACCTCCGGTTGCCGAAGAACCGCGGCCAGGCTGCGGCCCTGGGCGTCGGCCTGCATCGCGCCCGCGGCCGCTTCGTCGTCACCATGGACGGCGACGGCCAGAACGATCCGGCCGACATTCCGGCCCTCCTGCCGCTCCTCGCTGGCTCCGATGCCGCCGACATGGTGGTCGGGATCCGCGCCGGGCGGCGCGATTCGTGGCTGCGGCGCGCCATGTCGAAGTTCGCCAACGCGATTCGCGGTCGCCTGCTCGACGACCGGATGCAGGACAGCGGCTGCGCCCTCAAGGTCTTCCGGCGCGAGGTCGTGCCCGTTCTGCTGCCGTTGAAAACGCTCTACTCCTTCATGCCGGCGATGGCCAAAGCCGGCGGCTTCCGGCTCGCCGAGGTGCCGGTGAACCACCGCCCGCGCCAGGGAGGAACGTCGAGCTACGGCTTCGTCGCGTTCCTCTGGAAGCCGGCGGTCGATCTCCTCGGCATCTGGTGGTTCCGCAAACGGAGCTTCGCCCTGCGGGGCGTCGAAGTGGAGGAACGCAACCCGCCTGTCCCCTGA
- a CDS encoding aminotransferase class I/II-fold pyridoxal phosphate-dependent enzyme, translated as MVSSLVGSEILRIAGEVRALAEKGQPVLNLTVGDFSPKQFRIPRELEQGIARALAAGQTNYPPSDGVPELKRAVTDFYREALALDYPQDGVLIAGGARPLIYALFRAVLDPGDKVVYPVPSWNNNHYCHLAAARDVAVETSAANGFQPTASELAPHLADARLLALNSPLNPAGTGFSRDQLQAIAQLVVDENRRRGPGAKPLFLLYDQIYWLLAASSAPHTTPVELVPEVAPYTLMIDGISKAFAATGLRVGWAVGPPFLISRMKDFLGHVGAWAPRPEQIATAELFADAALVEKLSGAIRDGINVRLAALDRGLTRLAAKGYPVRHLPPTGALYLSVHFDLIREGGRFENNRAVRQYLLEQAGFAVVPFHAFGTRADNGWFRLSVGAVGVDEIAPAIDRVEAALAACLA; from the coding sequence ATGGTGTCGTCCCTCGTCGGCTCGGAGATCCTGCGCATCGCCGGCGAGGTCCGGGCCCTCGCGGAAAAGGGTCAGCCGGTCCTCAACCTGACCGTGGGCGACTTCTCGCCCAAGCAGTTCCGGATTCCGCGCGAGCTCGAACAGGGGATCGCCCGGGCGCTCGCTGCCGGCCAGACCAACTATCCGCCTTCCGACGGCGTGCCGGAATTGAAGCGCGCGGTGACCGACTTCTATCGCGAGGCGCTCGCCCTCGACTACCCGCAGGACGGTGTCCTCATTGCCGGCGGGGCGCGGCCGCTCATCTATGCGCTCTTCCGCGCGGTGCTCGATCCCGGCGACAAGGTGGTCTACCCGGTCCCGTCGTGGAACAACAACCACTACTGCCACCTCGCGGCAGCGCGCGATGTCGCCGTCGAGACCTCGGCCGCGAACGGCTTCCAGCCGACCGCCTCCGAGCTCGCGCCGCATCTAGCCGACGCCCGCCTGCTGGCGCTCAACAGCCCGTTGAACCCTGCGGGCACCGGCTTCTCGCGCGACCAGCTCCAGGCGATCGCGCAGCTCGTCGTCGACGAGAATCGCCGTCGCGGACCGGGTGCCAAGCCCCTTTTCCTGCTCTACGATCAGATCTACTGGCTGCTCGCCGCGAGTTCCGCACCGCACACGACGCCGGTCGAGCTCGTGCCGGAGGTGGCGCCCTACACGCTGATGATCGACGGCATCAGCAAGGCCTTCGCCGCCACGGGGCTGCGCGTCGGCTGGGCGGTCGGCCCACCGTTCCTGATTTCGCGCATGAAGGACTTCCTGGGCCACGTCGGCGCCTGGGCTCCCCGCCCGGAGCAGATCGCGACGGCGGAGCTCTTCGCCGACGCGGCGCTCGTCGAGAAACTCTCCGGCGCCATCCGCGACGGCATCAACGTCCGCCTGGCGGCGCTCGATCGCGGCCTCACGCGGCTCGCCGCGAAGGGCTACCCGGTACGGCACCTGCCGCCGACCGGCGCGCTCTACCTCTCGGTGCACTTCGACCTCATCCGGGAGGGCGGACGCTTCGAGAACAACCGCGCCGTCCGCCAGTACCTGCTCGAACAGGCCGGCTTCGCGGTCGTTCCGTTCCATGCCTTCGGAACCCGGGCCGACAACGGCTGGTTCCGCCTCTCGGTCGGCGCCGTCGGGGTCGACGAGATCGCCCCGGCGATCGATCGCGTCGAAGCGGCTCTGGCCGCCTGTCTCGCCTGA
- a CDS encoding ring-cleaving dioxygenase: MSQGVAVPGTRGLHHVTAIAGPAQENLDFYAGVLGMKLVKKSVNQDDPGTYHLFYADAEGRPGTDLTFFPWAQMAPSRPGHGLATEVALAVAPDSLEYWGARLESYGAPVGSLESRFGDRVLPLADPHGLRLALVESASAARRPFTPWEEGPVPVARQIRGLDGARLSLRDLAPTEALLAAPMGFTRMAEEGGWIRWAIPGDARDGAGPSGTRLDLSHRPETPRGMWGTGAVHHLAWRVDDEAHELALRAAVADSGPHPTPVIDRFWFKSVYFKEPGGVLFELATDGPGFAVDEAPERLGQSLVLPPWLESQRAAIAAGLPPLVQPVTTESVR, translated from the coding sequence ATGTCCCAAGGAGTTGCAGTTCCAGGTACACGCGGCTTGCATCACGTCACGGCGATCGCCGGTCCGGCGCAGGAGAACCTCGACTTCTATGCCGGAGTGCTCGGCATGAAGCTGGTCAAGAAGAGCGTCAACCAGGACGATCCCGGCACCTACCACCTCTTCTATGCCGACGCCGAAGGACGCCCGGGGACCGACCTCACCTTCTTCCCCTGGGCCCAGATGGCGCCGTCGCGACCCGGGCACGGCCTCGCCACGGAAGTCGCGCTGGCCGTGGCTCCCGACAGCCTCGAATACTGGGGCGCGCGGCTGGAGAGCTACGGCGCGCCGGTAGGCTCGCTCGAGAGTCGGTTCGGCGATCGCGTTCTGCCGCTCGCCGATCCGCACGGCCTGCGCCTCGCGCTGGTCGAGAGCGCGAGCGCCGCCCGTCGCCCGTTCACGCCCTGGGAGGAAGGCCCGGTGCCCGTCGCCCGCCAGATTCGCGGCCTCGACGGCGCGCGCCTTTCGCTGCGGGACCTGGCGCCCACCGAAGCGCTGCTCGCCGCACCGATGGGTTTCACGCGAATGGCAGAGGAGGGCGGCTGGATCCGCTGGGCGATCCCCGGCGACGCGAGGGACGGCGCCGGTCCGTCCGGCACCCGCCTCGACCTCTCGCATCGCCCGGAGACCCCGCGCGGCATGTGGGGAACGGGGGCCGTCCACCATCTCGCCTGGCGGGTCGACGACGAGGCGCACGAGCTCGCGCTGCGCGCCGCGGTCGCCGACAGCGGTCCGCACCCGACTCCGGTCATCGACCGGTTCTGGTTCAAGTCGGTCTACTTCAAGGAGCCGGGTGGCGTGCTGTTCGAACTGGCGACGGACGGTCCGGGCTTCGCCGTCGACGAAGCCCCCGAGAGACTCGGGCAAAGCCTCGTCCTGCCGCCCTGGCTCGAGTCGCAGCGCGCCGCGATCGCCGCCGGTCTCCCGCCCCTGGTCCAGCCGGTGACGACCGAGTCGGTGCGATGA
- a CDS encoding M15 family metallopeptidase, which yields MIGRGRWRGGCVLTPLLGLLLAVALACASGPPQEHGEFRTPELVELTLLDPALTLDIRYATADNFVGRPVYTEARAFLQRPAAEALARARRRLEPQGYGLRIFDGYRPWSVTKVFWDATPADKKAFVADPKQGSRHNRGCAVDLTLFDLATGREVEMPSPYDDFSERAHPDFTGGSPEARAHRDLLRAAMEAEGFTVYEHEWWHFDYRDWRSYPIQNLAFAEIRPAD from the coding sequence ATGATCGGGAGAGGGCGCTGGCGGGGCGGATGCGTCCTGACGCCGCTCCTGGGTCTACTGCTGGCCGTCGCGCTCGCCTGCGCGAGCGGCCCGCCGCAGGAGCACGGAGAATTCCGCACTCCCGAGCTCGTCGAGCTCACGCTGCTCGATCCGGCGCTGACGCTCGACATCCGCTACGCCACCGCCGACAACTTCGTCGGCCGCCCGGTCTATACCGAAGCCCGCGCCTTCCTGCAGCGCCCGGCCGCCGAGGCGCTCGCGCGCGCCCGCCGGCGACTCGAGCCGCAGGGCTACGGCCTGCGGATCTTCGACGGCTACCGCCCCTGGTCGGTGACCAAGGTTTTCTGGGACGCGACGCCGGCCGACAAGAAGGCGTTCGTGGCCGATCCGAAACAGGGCTCGCGGCACAACCGCGGCTGTGCCGTCGATCTGACGCTCTTCGACCTCGCGACCGGCCGTGAGGTCGAGATGCCGTCGCCCTACGACGACTTCAGCGAGCGCGCCCATCCCGATTTCACCGGCGGCAGCCCCGAGGCGCGCGCCCACCGCGACCTCTTGCGCGCCGCGATGGAGGCCGAGGGCTTCACCGTCTACGAGCACGAGTGGTGGCACTTCGACTACCGTGACTGGCGGAGCTACCCGATCCAGAACCTCGCCTTCGCGGAGATCCGCCCGGCAGACTAG
- a CDS encoding MmcQ/YjbR family DNA-binding protein, with protein MPTEHRRQPRNGDSGRRRVSARTRIACVATKSDPLARLRKLCLALPEAHEVVAWGEPTFRVKNKLFAMYAAAENHHGAGRPAVWIKAEDGEQELRIAADPDRFFRPPYVGPSGWVGVQLDRRVNWTMVAEMLTAGWRLVAPKKLLTALPRP; from the coding sequence ATGCCGACCGAGCACCGAAGGCAACCTCGCAACGGCGACTCCGGACGTCGCCGAGTCAGCGCGCGCACTAGAATCGCATGCGTGGCGACCAAGTCCGATCCGTTGGCAAGACTGCGGAAACTCTGCCTGGCGCTTCCCGAGGCGCACGAAGTCGTGGCCTGGGGCGAGCCGACGTTCCGCGTCAAGAACAAGCTGTTCGCGATGTACGCCGCGGCCGAGAACCATCACGGCGCCGGGCGCCCGGCGGTCTGGATCAAGGCGGAGGACGGGGAGCAGGAGCTGCGCATCGCGGCCGACCCCGACCGCTTCTTCCGGCCGCCCTACGTCGGCCCCTCCGGCTGGGTCGGGGTCCAGCTCGACCGCCGGGTCAACTGGACGATGGTTGCAGAGATGCTCACCGCCGGCTGGCGGCTCGTCGCGCCGAAGAAGCTCTTGACGGCGCTGCCGCGACCCTAG
- a CDS encoding oligopeptide transporter, OPT family, whose translation MAEAQDKKFQPYVPASTVMPEFTLKAILLGSVFGLIFGAATVYLALTAGLTVSASIPIAVLAIGVFKYIGKSTILENNIVQTIGSAGESIAAGVAFTIPALIFLSNGESYFNYFNIFTLSLVGGILGVLFMIPLRRALIVKEHGVLPYPEGTACADVLIAGEKGGSLANMVFKGLGIATLYKVSMEILGLWKATPIYSAARDSAFPRATVNCDITPEYLGVGYIIGPRIAGVLVAGGILSQLVLVPLIAILGDAMAAALPPGTIPIGEMNFNQIRLSYVRFIGAGAVAAAGLITLIKTLPTIAAAFRESFKSLREKKGSGGPVPRTEQDLPITWVIFGSIILVGVIALMPQLPGSGFGSKLLMGILVVIFGFFFVTVSSRIVGIIGTSSNPVSGMTIATLMGTCLLFVALGWTGDAYQAVALCVGAMVCIAASNAGNTSQDLKTGFLIGATPKWQQWGLIIGVIVSVFAVGGTIMLIDNAQVADPIVQGHAIGSSDYPAPQANLMATIIRGLLAQDLPWGLVFAGMAIAVVIELCGIKSLSFAVGLYLPLSTTMPIAIGGMLRGLMDRKSGKGHDESEISSGMLYATGLVAGGALTGVLIAGLQGWRTGPQRSIAQDILDKVGIHGWESYGATADIISLVMFSGLCFLLLRAAQKKLT comes from the coding sequence ATGGCCGAGGCGCAAGACAAGAAGTTCCAGCCCTATGTTCCGGCGTCGACGGTCATGCCGGAGTTCACCCTCAAGGCGATCCTCCTGGGGTCGGTTTTCGGGCTGATCTTCGGCGCGGCGACGGTCTATCTCGCGCTCACCGCCGGGTTGACCGTTTCGGCCTCGATCCCGATCGCCGTGCTGGCGATCGGCGTCTTCAAGTACATCGGCAAGTCGACGATCCTCGAGAACAACATCGTCCAGACCATCGGTTCGGCCGGCGAGTCGATCGCCGCCGGCGTCGCCTTCACCATTCCGGCGCTGATCTTCCTCTCGAACGGCGAGTCGTATTTCAACTACTTCAACATCTTCACGCTGTCGCTGGTGGGCGGCATCCTCGGCGTGCTCTTCATGATTCCGCTGCGCCGGGCGCTCATCGTCAAGGAGCACGGTGTGCTCCCCTACCCGGAGGGGACGGCCTGCGCCGACGTGCTGATCGCCGGCGAAAAGGGCGGCTCGCTCGCCAACATGGTCTTCAAGGGGCTCGGGATCGCGACCCTCTACAAGGTGTCGATGGAGATCCTCGGTTTGTGGAAGGCGACGCCGATCTACTCGGCCGCCCGGGACTCCGCCTTCCCTCGGGCGACCGTCAACTGCGACATCACGCCGGAGTATCTGGGCGTCGGCTACATCATCGGACCGAGGATCGCCGGCGTCCTGGTGGCCGGCGGCATCCTGTCGCAGCTGGTCCTCGTGCCACTGATCGCGATCCTCGGCGACGCCATGGCCGCGGCGCTCCCCCCGGGGACCATCCCGATAGGCGAGATGAACTTCAACCAGATCCGCCTCTCCTACGTGCGCTTCATCGGCGCCGGAGCCGTCGCCGCCGCCGGTCTCATCACCCTGATCAAGACGCTGCCGACGATCGCCGCCGCCTTCCGCGAGAGCTTCAAGAGCCTGCGCGAGAAGAAGGGAAGCGGCGGGCCGGTGCCGCGCACCGAACAGGACCTGCCGATCACCTGGGTGATCTTCGGGTCGATCATTCTGGTCGGCGTCATCGCCCTGATGCCGCAGCTGCCCGGTAGCGGTTTCGGCTCGAAGCTGCTCATGGGCATCCTGGTGGTGATCTTCGGCTTTTTCTTCGTCACCGTCTCGTCGCGCATCGTCGGCATCATCGGCACCTCGTCCAACCCGGTTTCGGGAATGACGATCGCGACCCTCATGGGGACCTGCCTGCTGTTCGTCGCCCTCGGCTGGACCGGTGACGCCTATCAGGCGGTCGCGCTCTGCGTCGGCGCCATGGTCTGTATCGCGGCTTCGAACGCCGGCAACACCTCGCAGGACCTGAAGACCGGCTTCCTCATCGGCGCCACCCCGAAGTGGCAGCAGTGGGGGTTGATTATCGGTGTCATCGTTTCGGTCTTCGCGGTCGGCGGAACGATCATGCTGATCGACAACGCCCAGGTTGCCGATCCGATCGTCCAGGGCCACGCCATCGGCTCCTCGGACTATCCGGCGCCGCAGGCGAACCTCATGGCGACGATCATTCGCGGCCTGCTGGCGCAGGACCTGCCCTGGGGTCTGGTCTTCGCCGGCATGGCGATCGCGGTGGTGATCGAGCTCTGCGGCATCAAGTCGCTGTCGTTCGCGGTCGGCCTCTACCTGCCGCTCTCGACCACGATGCCGATCGCCATCGGAGGCATGCTGCGCGGCCTGATGGACCGCAAGTCGGGCAAGGGCCACGACGAGTCGGAGATCTCTTCGGGCATGCTCTACGCCACCGGCCTGGTGGCGGGCGGCGCGCTCACCGGCGTCCTGATCGCGGGCCTGCAGGGCTGGCGCACCGGACCGCAGCGGAGCATCGCCCAGGACATCCTGGACAAGGTCGGGATCCACGGCTGGGAGAGCTACGGCGCGACCGCCGACATCATCAGCCTGGTGATGTTCTCCGGTCTCTGCTTCCTTCTCCTGCGCGCCGCGCAGAAGAAGCTCACCTGA
- a CDS encoding UbiX family flavin prenyltransferase — protein MKIALLVSGASGMLLPRHLLGALTRRTDVSRLHLVVSKGASQVLFHELGRDRTGAEALVESAALPESARAKVVVHRDNELDAPISSGSYRLAGTLVLPCSSGTLGALATGSATTLLHRAGAVALKERWPLVLGFRETPLNLVHVENLRTMVWAGAIVAPPIPAFYLGGETPEQFLDAYALRLMDHLGLPGGDEELRWHGGERGARGAGGPG, from the coding sequence ATGAAGATCGCCCTCCTCGTCTCCGGCGCCTCGGGAATGCTCCTGCCGCGCCACCTCCTCGGCGCGCTCACGCGCCGGACGGACGTCTCCCGCCTCCATCTCGTGGTCTCCAAAGGGGCCAGCCAGGTGCTCTTCCATGAGCTCGGACGCGACCGCACCGGCGCCGAGGCGCTGGTCGAGTCGGCGGCACTTCCCGAGTCCGCGCGCGCCAAGGTCGTCGTCCATCGCGACAACGAGCTCGACGCGCCGATCTCCTCGGGCTCCTACCGGCTGGCGGGGACGCTCGTTCTGCCGTGCAGCTCGGGGACGCTCGGAGCGCTCGCGACCGGCTCCGCCACGACCCTCCTGCACCGCGCCGGCGCGGTGGCGCTCAAGGAGCGCTGGCCGCTGGTCCTGGGCTTCCGCGAGACGCCGCTCAATCTGGTGCACGTCGAGAACCTGCGCACCATGGTCTGGGCGGGCGCCATCGTCGCGCCGCCGATCCCGGCGTTCTATCTCGGCGGCGAGACCCCCGAGCAGTTTCTCGACGCCTACGCCCTGCGCCTGATGGATCACCTGGGGCTGCCCGGCGGCGACGAGGAGCTGCGCTGGCACGGCGGCGAGCGTGGCGCGCGCGGAGCGGGTGGACCTGGATGA
- a CDS encoding NYN domain-containing protein — protein sequence MPVAVSSQRQVQEEERKIALFCDLENVALGVRDSESKKFDINLVLERLVEKGKIIVKRAYADWERYSEFKIPFHEAAIELIDIPQRRYTGKNSADIKMVVDAMDLSYSKEHLDTFVLLSGDSDFSPLVSKLKENNKYVIGIGVKNSSSNLLIDNCDEFIFYEDVWRDQQKGPALTGLTKKKSEVFQMLTESILALQRENKDVLWGSMIKQTMKRKKPSFNEGYYGYSTFSELLQDAERNGLLKLRKDERSGSWVVMGFVKKR from the coding sequence ATGCCGGTCGCCGTCTCGTCCCAGCGTCAGGTCCAGGAGGAGGAGAGGAAGATCGCTCTCTTCTGCGACCTCGAGAACGTGGCGCTCGGCGTGCGCGACTCGGAGAGCAAGAAGTTCGACATCAACCTGGTCCTCGAGCGTCTGGTCGAGAAGGGCAAGATCATCGTCAAGCGGGCCTACGCCGACTGGGAGCGCTACAGCGAGTTCAAGATCCCGTTCCACGAGGCGGCGATCGAGCTCATCGACATCCCGCAGCGGCGCTACACCGGCAAGAACTCGGCCGACATCAAGATGGTCGTCGACGCGATGGACCTGTCGTACTCGAAGGAGCATCTGGACACCTTCGTCCTGCTCTCGGGCGATTCCGACTTCTCGCCGCTGGTCTCCAAGCTCAAGGAGAACAACAAGTACGTCATCGGCATCGGGGTGAAGAACTCGTCCTCGAACCTGCTGATCGACAACTGCGACGAGTTCATCTTCTACGAGGACGTCTGGCGCGACCAGCAGAAGGGACCCGCGCTCACCGGCCTGACGAAGAAGAAGTCCGAGGTCTTCCAGATGCTCACCGAGTCGATCCTCGCTCTCCAGCGCGAGAACAAGGACGTCCTCTGGGGCTCGATGATCAAGCAGACCATGAAGAGGAAGAAGCCGTCGTTCAACGAGGGCTACTACGGCTATTCGACCTTCTCCGAGCTCCTCCAGGACGCCGAGAGAAACGGCCTCCTCAAGCTGCGCAAGGACGAGCGTTCGGGCAGCTGGGTCGTCATGGGGTTCGTCAAGAAGCGCTGA
- a CDS encoding glycosyltransferase family 39 protein: MRRVYRKGRAGNPDESCAAAETGQTGGTRLTVHALSFSLVDPADRRSRDLSRRERLCLVLWALLLGLAIAFQLGSRALFEPDEGRNAEVMREMSVSGDYFVPRLNDLLFLDKPFLYYAAGGLAMKALGATELAARLPAVLCTLALAFGVGALARRWWGDRAGALAGLAAAATPLPLVYTQIVIFDAMLTLWICAAVGAFYLAVERDAENGDGSAFRYWSVVAWAAMGLGVLTKGPVALLVPLAAVLPWALWRRRAGRLVERGAPLVLAVLIGPWLWVVSRADPDFLHYALVTETWSRLTSNELKRDAPSWYYLPVALLGALPWSVVPLAGARRVAAAFRARESRIRFLASWFVVPFVLFSILHSKRIHYILPLVPALVLLSIWLWVETPNGARLPGVRFAAMLWAVLGGTVLALGLGAAPKLLSRVEGADGATVAGVAAALGTIWLLAGVAAFLASRSPLAALITLALPPLALLLATAPLVEAVGERRSARSLAQSIDGTFGEGIEIVAVETFPASLPFYLERPLVLVTADGLWLRSNYILRRYSQMVGEAGPMRSPAWLEGAVGDCGTPRAFLVRQKNEALRRELVAAGRPQRDGGRDVDLFGPCASGEALSSGAPPSPPSPPPPAPPAGEAGRVSG, translated from the coding sequence GTGCGTCGAGTCTACAGAAAGGGCCGGGCGGGGAACCCGGACGAGTCGTGTGCGGCGGCGGAAACCGGCCAAACGGGCGGCACCCGCCTGACGGTGCATGCGCTATCGTTTTCCCTCGTGGACCCAGCCGACCGCCGGAGTAGGGACCTCTCGCGACGGGAGCGACTCTGCCTCGTCCTCTGGGCGCTCCTCCTCGGTCTGGCGATCGCTTTCCAGCTCGGCAGCCGGGCGCTCTTCGAGCCCGACGAGGGGAGGAACGCCGAGGTGATGCGCGAGATGAGCGTCTCCGGCGACTATTTCGTCCCGCGCTTGAACGACCTGCTCTTCCTCGACAAGCCGTTCCTCTACTACGCCGCCGGCGGGCTGGCGATGAAGGCGCTCGGTGCCACGGAGCTCGCGGCGCGTCTGCCGGCCGTCCTCTGCACGTTGGCGCTCGCCTTCGGCGTCGGCGCCCTGGCGCGGCGCTGGTGGGGCGATCGGGCGGGGGCGCTCGCCGGTCTCGCGGCGGCGGCGACGCCGCTGCCGCTCGTCTACACCCAGATCGTGATCTTCGACGCCATGCTGACGCTCTGGATCTGCGCCGCCGTCGGGGCGTTCTACCTCGCTGTCGAGCGCGATGCGGAAAACGGAGACGGTAGCGCCTTCCGCTATTGGAGCGTCGTCGCCTGGGCGGCCATGGGCCTCGGCGTTCTCACCAAGGGCCCGGTGGCGCTGCTGGTGCCGCTCGCGGCGGTTCTTCCCTGGGCGCTCTGGCGGCGCCGGGCAGGGCGCCTGGTCGAGCGCGGCGCACCGCTGGTGCTCGCCGTCCTGATCGGACCCTGGCTCTGGGTCGTCAGCCGGGCCGATCCCGATTTCCTCCACTACGCCCTGGTCACCGAGACCTGGAGTCGCCTGACCAGCAACGAGCTCAAGCGCGACGCCCCGTCCTGGTACTACCTGCCGGTGGCGCTTCTCGGGGCGCTGCCCTGGTCGGTCGTGCCTCTCGCCGGCGCGCGCCGGGTCGCCGCCGCCTTCCGGGCGCGCGAGTCCCGGATTCGCTTCCTGGCCAGCTGGTTCGTGGTGCCGTTCGTGCTGTTCTCGATCCTGCACTCGAAGCGCATCCACTACATTCTGCCGCTCGTGCCGGCGCTCGTGCTGCTCTCGATCTGGCTCTGGGTCGAGACGCCGAACGGCGCCCGGTTGCCCGGCGTGCGTTTCGCGGCGATGCTGTGGGCCGTGCTCGGAGGCACGGTTCTCGCGCTCGGGCTGGGCGCCGCCCCGAAGCTTCTTTCGCGGGTCGAGGGTGCCGACGGCGCGACGGTCGCCGGGGTGGCGGCGGCGCTGGGGACGATCTGGTTGCTCGCGGGTGTGGCGGCCTTTCTCGCCAGTCGTTCGCCGCTCGCAGCCCTGATCACGCTGGCGTTGCCGCCGCTCGCGCTCCTCCTCGCGACGGCGCCGCTGGTCGAGGCCGTCGGCGAGCGGCGCTCGGCACGCAGCCTCGCGCAATCGATCGACGGTACCTTCGGCGAAGGGATCGAGATCGTCGCCGTCGAGACCTTTCCGGCGTCGCTCCCCTTCTATCTCGAACGGCCGCTGGTCCTGGTGACGGCGGACGGCCTCTGGCTGCGTAGCAACTACATCCTGCGCCGCTATTCGCAGATGGTGGGCGAGGCCGGGCCGATGCGTTCTCCGGCGTGGCTGGAGGGTGCCGTGGGCGACTGCGGAACGCCCCGCGCCTTTCTCGTCCGGCAGAAGAACGAGGCGCTGCGCCGCGAGCTCGTGGCCGCCGGCCGTCCGCAGCGCGATGGCGGGCGTGACGTGGATCTCTTCGGCCCCTGCGCCTCCGGAGAGGCGCTCTCCTCCGGCGCGCCGCCATCGCCGCCATCGCCGCCACCGCCAGCACCGCCGGCCGGGGAAGCCGGTAGAGTCTCCGGGTGA
- a CDS encoding methyltransferase domain-containing protein: MRYRTMKTESAIDFPAIKSRQQGVWSTGNYAVVGTTLQLVGEQLCETLDLRAGERVLDVAAGNGNATLAAARRNCDVTSTDYVPALLESGRRRAEAEGQTIRFEEADAENLPFGDGLFDVVLSTFGVMFTPDQDRAAAELVRVCRPGGRIGLANWTPESFIGQLFRTIGTYLPPPAGVRSPALWGTRARLQELFGEHATAIRSTRRKFVFRYRSPLHWVHVFRSYYGPMKRAFEALAPAQRAAFTEDLFALLERGNRSGDETLVLPSEYLEVVVERRG, translated from the coding sequence ATGAGGTATCGAACCATGAAGACAGAATCCGCCATCGATTTCCCCGCCATCAAGTCACGTCAACAGGGCGTATGGTCGACGGGCAACTACGCCGTCGTGGGCACCACGCTGCAGCTCGTCGGGGAGCAGCTCTGCGAGACGCTCGATCTGCGCGCTGGAGAGCGCGTCCTCGACGTCGCCGCCGGCAACGGTAACGCCACTCTCGCCGCGGCGCGGCGCAACTGCGACGTCACCTCCACCGACTACGTTCCGGCACTGCTCGAGAGCGGCCGCCGGCGCGCCGAGGCCGAGGGACAGACGATCCGCTTCGAGGAGGCCGACGCCGAGAACCTCCCTTTCGGCGACGGATTGTTCGACGTGGTGCTTTCGACCTTCGGCGTGATGTTCACGCCGGACCAGGACCGCGCTGCCGCTGAGCTCGTCCGCGTCTGCCGTCCGGGCGGCCGGATCGGCCTCGCCAATTGGACCCCCGAGAGCTTCATCGGACAGCTCTTCCGGACCATCGGCACCTATCTTCCGCCGCCGGCGGGCGTCCGCTCGCCAGCGCTCTGGGGCACCCGGGCGCGCCTGCAGGAGCTCTTCGGAGAGCACGCCACGGCCATCCGGTCGACGCGCCGCAAGTTCGTCTTCCGCTACCGCTCCCCGCTGCATTGGGTGCACGTCTTCCGCAGCTATTACGGGCCGATGAAGCGCGCTTTCGAGGCGCTCGCGCCGGCGCAGCGGGCGGCGTTCACGGAGGACCTCTTCGCGCTGCTCGAGCGCGGCAACCGCTCGGGGGACGAGACGCTGGTGCTGCCGTCCGAGTACCTCGAAGTCGTGGTCGAGCGACGGGGCTAG